CTACCTGCCCAATGTCCCCTACACCATGTATTTTTACCTAGGCTACGGCATCCACGGCACCTACTGGCACAACAACTTCGGCACCCCGATGAGCCATGGGTGCATCAACATGCGCACGCCGGATGCCGAATGGCTTTTCTACTGGGCCTCGGTAGGCACCGTGGTCAACATCCACCCGTGAAACGAGGCTTATGAAGCGGGACCTTTCCCGACGCGACTTTCTCCGACTCACGGCGTTGAGCCTGTTGGGCTTTGCCCTGCCCACACGATGGGAAGGCCGGAGTCTCAAAGCCGCCTTTCCCCAGGATTTGCAGGGCCGCGTGGCCTGGGACGAGGTGGGCGTTTATGATCGCCCCTCTCGCAAAGGGGTGTGGCGCAAAATGTTCTGGCGGGATGATGTGTTCCCCATCGCCGCCGCCGTCCTGGGCGAGGGCGAACCGATCTACAACCGCATCTGGTACTACATCCCCGGTCAGGGATATGTGCACTCCGGGCCGGTACAGCCCGTGCGTACGGTCATTCAACAGCCCCAACCCGTGCCCGAAGGAGGGAGGCTGGCCGAGGTGACCGTGCCCTACACCGACGCCTACTGGCAGCCCCTGGCCGACCACCGACCCGTGTACCGCCTCTACTACGCTACGGTGCATTGGGTCACCGCCCTGGTCAGCGGCGAAGACGGTCAGGCCTGGTACGAAATCCAGGACGACAAATGGGACTTCAAGTACTACGCCCTGGCCCGCCACCTGCGCCTGCTCACCTCCCAGGATGTCACCCCCCTTTCCCCTGAGGTTCCCCCGGAGGCCAAGAAAATCGTGGTCCACCTGGGCAAGCAACTGGTGATGGCCTTTGAGCACGGGCGCCTGGTCTTCGCCGCACGCACCACCACGGGCATGGGCTACTACCGGACGCCTTTGGGCCGTTTCGAGACCTTCCACAAGCGCCCCTTCCGCCACATGGCGCGGGGCAACCGCGCTGCCCCGGAATACGACTTGCCGGGGGTGCCCTGGGTGTGCTATATTACCAGGGAAGGCATTTCCTTCCACGGCACCTACTGGCACAACGATTTCGGCAAACCCCGCAGCCACGGATGCATCAACCTAGCCCCCCAGGCCGCCCATTGGCTCTATCGCTGGACCAACCCGGTGGTTCCCTTCGAGCGGGATGATGTGTACCGTGAAGGGGCCGGTACTCTTGTGGAGATCATCTGAACATGGCGAGTGAACCCCTCTTTGCCGGATTGGTGGTGGACGAGTATGACCGCCCCGTGGGAGTCGGCCAAGTGGGCGGGGAGCCCTGCTACATCGTGGACGACAACGGCTTTCGCCTCCACATCGCCTCCGAGCAGGTGGATCGCCAGGTGCTCCAGCACATGCGTCGCCTCATCGAGGGGCACGAAGACATCCTGGCCCAACAGGCCGCCCAGATGCTGGGCGCGGACGACCCCTTCAGTCTGGCCGCCATCCAACAACAATTCCAGAACCTCGATCAGCAATTCGAACAGTTGCTCCAAATCGGCCTGCCGGAGGAAGTGCGCGCCTATCTGGGCATGGTGGGCTTTCGCGTGCGGATCAACATCCACGGCGAGGTGCTGGAGATCAACCTGCCCGGATACCCCGGCGAGGAGGAGTGAACCCGGGCCACTGCCTCCGGTGTCAAAGAACTTGTCCAGCTTTTTTACCCTCCCAGGAGGAGGCAAATCGGACGGAGTTTCCTCCCCTTCCGGAAGGGGAGAAGAGAGAGGATGTGGCCTTTTGAGACCCCTTCCACCCCGCGGCCCTGAGGGCCGCTCCGCTCAGGGGGCTCGAAGGGCCGCAGGGTGGGAAGCAAGGATCCGTTCCACAACCTGGGCTATACGCTTCGCGTCCAATCTGACCGTCTCCCTCCTGACGAAGGAGGGAGACACGCGAGAGGTGCCATGCGTTTTGATGTCTTCACCCTGTTCCCTGAGGTCTTCTCCCCCTACCTGGATGTGAGCATCATGGCCCGCGCCCGGCAGATGGGCGTGTTGGAAGTGCACGTGCACAACATCCGCGACTGGACCACGGACAAACATCATGTGGTGGACGACGAACCCTACGGCGGCGGCGGGGGGATGATCATGAAGCCCGAACCCATCTTCGCCGCCGTGGAGGATGTGTTGGGCCGACCACCCCGCTGCCCGGTCATCCTGCTCACCCCCCAGGGGCGGCCTTTCACCCAGGCCGTGGCCCGCGAACTGGCGCAGCATGAACATCTGGCCCTGCTTTGTGGGCGCTACGAGGGGATCGATGAGCGGGTGCGGGAGCATCTGGTCACCGACGAAATCTCCATCGGCGACTATGTGCTCACCGGCGGCGAACTGCCCGCCCTGGTGGTCATGGACGCGGTGACCCGGTTGCTTCCCGGCGTGTTAGGGGACCCCGACGCCCCGCACAAGGATTCTTTCGCCGACGGCTTACTGGAGCATCCCCACTACACCCGCCCGGCCGAGTTCCGCGGCTGGCGGGTGCCCGAAGTGCTGCTCTCCGGCGACCACGGTCGCATCGCCCGCTGGCGGCGGGAGCAATCTCTGCGCCGCACCTGGGAACGCCGCCCCGACCTGCTGACCCAGGCCCACCTCACCGAAGAGGAACGCCGCCTCATCGCCCAGTGGGAAGCCGAGCGCCGCTCGGCCGCAACCGTCCCCGAGGGGGAACCCTGACCCTTTCTCAAGGAGCCTGCCGTGAAC
The window above is part of the Anaerolineae bacterium genome. Proteins encoded here:
- a CDS encoding L,D-transpeptidase; amino-acid sequence: MKRDLSRRDFLRLTALSLLGFALPTRWEGRSLKAAFPQDLQGRVAWDEVGVYDRPSRKGVWRKMFWRDDVFPIAAAVLGEGEPIYNRIWYYIPGQGYVHSGPVQPVRTVIQQPQPVPEGGRLAEVTVPYTDAYWQPLADHRPVYRLYYATVHWVTALVSGEDGQAWYEIQDDKWDFKYYALARHLRLLTSQDVTPLSPEVPPEAKKIVVHLGKQLVMAFEHGRLVFAARTTTGMGYYRTPLGRFETFHKRPFRHMARGNRAAPEYDLPGVPWVCYITREGISFHGTYWHNDFGKPRSHGCINLAPQAAHWLYRWTNPVVPFERDDVYREGAGTLVEII
- the trmD gene encoding tRNA (guanosine(37)-N1)-methyltransferase TrmD, yielding MRFDVFTLFPEVFSPYLDVSIMARARQMGVLEVHVHNIRDWTTDKHHVVDDEPYGGGGGMIMKPEPIFAAVEDVLGRPPRCPVILLTPQGRPFTQAVARELAQHEHLALLCGRYEGIDERVREHLVTDEISIGDYVLTGGELPALVVMDAVTRLLPGVLGDPDAPHKDSFADGLLEHPHYTRPAEFRGWRVPEVLLSGDHGRIARWRREQSLRRTWERRPDLLTQAHLTEEERRLIAQWEAERRSAATVPEGEP